Proteins co-encoded in one Falco rusticolus isolate bFalRus1 chromosome 14, bFalRus1.pri, whole genome shotgun sequence genomic window:
- the FOXO4 gene encoding forkhead box protein O4, whose translation MAEAGGAAVAPDIDPDFEPQSRPRSCTWPLPRPELPAAPAEAGGAAGAAEEGAGGAAAGPGRAEGARAGGAAARKGGSRRNAWGNQSYAELISQAIESAPEKRLTLAQIYEWMVRSVPYFKDKGDSNSSAGWKNSIRHNLSLHSKFIKVHNEATGKSSWWMLNPEGGKSGKAPRRRAASMDNSSKLAKVRSKASKKKPPLQSAPESTADSPGSQFPKWPGSPSSRSNEDSDMWNTFRPRTSSNASTISARLSPILTEQDDLHDEELLPSLVYSSASSNVPPTVTEELELIDGLNLMSPSSSVLPTQQSASSGQIQRDSSFSLRSPSAAGQTTTFGNSLFNPVDISLQSSVSHFSAPQTLEALLTPSSPPPRDVMMTQVDPVLPQSGNRMSSRTLLLLGGQAAQSKMSSGNPRGKPTERQAEPVSASVLPSTLPIVTSPQNTASITSLKAPVSATTTQSVQLGSPLLLSSASPAPLGLNQDRLPTDLDIDMYMENLECDMDYIINSELMDGEGLDFNFEPILSTPSYPSTSQASNHTWVPS comes from the exons ATGGCGGAGGCGGGCGGCGCCGCGGTGGCGCCGGACATCGACCCTGACTTCGAGCCACAGAGCCGGCCGCGCTCCTGTACCTGGCCCCTGCCGCGGCCCGAGCTACCGGCGGCGCCGGCggaggcgggcggcgcggcgggcgcggcggagGAGGgtgcgggcggcgcggcggcaggGCCCGGGCGGGCCGagggggcgcgggcgggcggcgcggcggcgcggAAGGGCGGCTCCCGGCGCAACGCCTGGGGCAACCAGTCCTATGCGGAGCTTATCAGCCAGGCCATCGAGAGCGCCCCCGAGAAGCGGCTCACGCTGGCGCAGATCTACGAGTGGATGGTCCGCTCCGTCCCCTACTTCAAGGACAAGGGCGACAGCAACAGTTCTGCTGGCTGGAAG aactCTATTAGACATAACCTGTCCCTGCACAGCAAGTTTATTAAAGTCCATAATGAAGCTACAGGGAAGAGCTCTTGGTGGATGCTCAATCCTGAGGGTGGTAAAAGTGGAAAAGCACCAAGAAGAAGAGCTGCCTCCATGGACAACAGCAGCAAACTTGCAAAAGTCAGAAGTAAAGCATCCAAAAAGAAGCCTCCTCTCCAGTCTGCTCCAGAATCTACTGCTGACAGTCCTGGCTCCCAATTCCCTAAGTGGCCTGGGAGCCCATCCTCAAGAAGCAATGAGGACTCTGACATGTGGAACACCTTCCGGCCTCGAACCAGTTCAAATGCAAGCACCATTAGTGCCAGGCTTTCTCCTATCTTGACAGAGCAGGATGACCTTCACGATGAAgagctgcttccttctctggTATACTCCAGTGCATCCAGCAATGTTCCACCAACTGTGACTGAGGAGCTTGAACTCATCGATGGGTTAAATTTGATGTCTCCCAGCTCATCTGTGTTACCTACCCAGCAGTCTGCCTCGAGTGGTCAGATCCAGAGAGATTCCAGCTTTTCCTTGAGGAGCCCAAGTGCAGCTGGTCAGACCACTACTTTTGGCAATTCCCTGTTTAACCCTGTTGATATCTCGCTGCAAAGTTCGGTCAGCCATTTCTCTGCCCCTCAGACCTTGGAAGCCCTTCTGACACCCAGCTCTCCGCCTCCGAGGGATGTTATGATGACTCAGGTCGATCCAGTTCTCCCTCAGTCTGGTAACAGGATGAGCAGCCGAACTCTTCTGCTTCTAGGTGGACAAGCTGCCCAGAGTAAGATGAGCTCAGGCAATCCACGAGGAAAGCCTACAGAGCGGCAGGCAGAACCAGTCAGTGCCAGTGTTTTGCCATCAACGCTTCCCATAGTAACATCTCCTCAAAACACTGCCAGCATCACCAGTTTGAAGGCTCCCGTTTCTGCAACAACTACCCAGTCAGTCCAGCTGGGCAGTccactgcttctttcttctgcgAGCCCTGCTCCCTTGGGATTGAaccaggacaggctgcccaCTGACCTGGACATTGACATGTACATGGAGAACCTCGAATGTGATATGGATTACATAATCAACAGTGAACTCATGGATGGAGAAGGACTGGACTTTAATTTTGAACCCATTTTGTCTACTCCCAGCTATCCCAGCACCTCACAGGCCTCCAACCATACCTGGGTACCAAGTTAA
- the SNX12 gene encoding sorting nexin-12 encodes MSEAAVADTRRLNAKPQDLTDAYGPPSNFLEIDIFNPQTVGMGRARYTSYELRMRTNLPIFKLKESCVRRRYSDFEWLKNELERDSKIVVPPLPGKALKRQLPFRGDEGIFEESFIEERRQGLEQFINKIAGHPLAQNERCLHMFLQEETIDRNYVPGKVRQ; translated from the exons ATGTCGGAGGCGGCGGTGGCGGACACCCGGCGCCTGAACGCCAAGCCGCAGGACCTGACGGACGCGTACGGGCCGCCCAGCAACTTCCTCGAGATCGACATCTTCAACCCGCAGACCGTGGGCATGGGCCGCGCCAGATACACCAGCTACGAGCTCCGGATGCGG ACAAACCTCCCAATCTTCAAACTGAAGGAATCTTGTGTGAGGAGACGATACAGTGACTTTGAATGGCTGAAGAATGAGCTGGAACGAGACAGCAAG ATTGTAGTGCCACCGCTGCCTGGAAAAGCTTTGAAACGACAGCTTCCTTTCCGAGGAGATGAAGGCATCTTTGAGGAGTCCTTCATTGAGGAGCGGAGACAGGGACTAGAACAGTTTATTAACAA aattgCTGGACACCCGCTGGCACAGAACGAGCGCTGCTTACATATGTTCCTGCAAGAGGAGACTATTGATAGGAATTACGTCCCAGGGAAAGTGCGTCAGTAG
- the LOC119157509 gene encoding nascent polypeptide-associated complex subunit alpha, muscle-specific form-like, producing MRRSEELVPPAGSGSPSCPDLLRNVGGPHSPLYYSFFEEECRAIATRLLVGATVAAEPSQSPGEASVLGLGAAAPATSTPLRASPPLDEGAPASAPSADASEAGAACEEPPCLPQPRPGPARPRRAARRGAGQSPCAPRPAGRPPARSQGRGGARVSVSRGSLALELPKAGKGLGAPETRLPQPSGEPGRGRLPRAAAAPRCAPLSPAGTRPKLASAAKSRLRCPGWASQLAQRAALPKAARCAADTETAVKVEGRRQPSQRLATAIPTVASHARLRTLGKEASPKCSCLDKGSTTQELICNRTQELEENGKVDQTWVCVESSLFSELAPGPTPGCGDAVPAEQSAGDQLSQELKRVKNELEQVKGELADKTAQCEAYCRTISSLQAQLRAAGICLEDAAVEECGDSGRD from the exons ATGCGGCGGTCAGAGGAGCTGGTGccgccggcgggcagcggctcGCCGAGCTGCCCTGACCTGCTGCGGAACGTAGGCGGCCCGCACTCGCCGCTGTACTATAGCTTCTTCGAGGAGGAATGCCGCGCCATCGCCACCCGCCTGCTCGTGGGCGCCACCGTCGCGGCAGAGCCTTCGCAGAGCCCGGGGGAGGCCAGCGTCCTGGGGCTCGGTGCCGCCGCGCCCGCCACCTCTACGCCGCTGCGCGCCTCGCCGCCCCTCGATGAGGGGGCCCCGGCCAGCGCCCCGAGCGCGGATGCCAGTGAGGCCGGGGCGGCCTGCGAGGAGCCGCCGTGCCTCCCGCAGcccaggcccggcccggcccggccccgcagaGCAGCAcggcgcggggccgggcagTCCCCCTgcgcgccgcgccccgccggccgcccccccgcccgctcccAGGGCCGCGGCGGCGCGAGGGTCTCGGTCTCCCGGGGCTCTCTAGCTCTGGAGCTCCCGAAGGCCGGCAAGGGGCTCGGTGCCCCGGAAAcgcggctcccccagccctcggGTGAGCCGGGCCGCGGGCGGCTGCCCCGGGCGGCCGCTGCCCCGCGCTGCGCCCCCCTCTCTCCTGCAGGTACCAGGCCGAAGCTGGCGTCGGCTGCCAAGTCCAGGCTTCGGTGTCCCGGCTGGGCCTCGCAGCTGGCGCAGCGAGCCGCCCTTCCCAAAGCCGCCCGCTGTGCCGCGGACACGGAAA CTGCTGTCAAGGTTGAGGGTCGCAGACAGCCCTCCCAGAGGCTCGCTACAGCAATTCCTACTGTGGCTTCTCATGCCCGACTGCGGACACTGGGAAAAGAGGCTTCCCCCAAGTGCTCTTGCCTTGATAAGG GATCAACTACCCAGGAGCTCATATGCAATAGGACCCAAGAGCTGGAGGAAAACG GTAAGGTTGACCAGACGTGGGTGTGTGTGGAGTCCTCTTTATTCAGTGAATTGGCCCCTGGCCCGACCCCAGGGTGTGGAGATGCAGTCCCTGCTGAGCAG TCTGCAGGTGATCAGCTGTCCCAGGAGCTGAAGCGTGTAAAGAATGAGTTGGAACAAGTGAAGGGTGAGCTTG CTGACAAGACTGCCCAGTGTGAAGCCTATTGCCGGACGATCTCCTCCTTGCAGGCTCAGCTCAGAGCAGCGG GAATCTGTCTGGAAGACGCAGCAGTGGAGGAGTGTGGTGACTCAGGGAGAGACTGA